The genomic window GCAGTTTTTGACTGGCTGGGCGCCAATCCGGCCGAGGCCCTGGAGCGGTCCACGGGGGACTGGACCTTGCGTATGCTGTGTGTGGTATTGGCGATCACGCCCCTGCGCACCGTGGCGGGTTTACCGCCGTTGGCAAAGTTCAGGCGCATGGCGGGCCTGTTTGTGTACTTCTATGCGGTGCTGCACCTGTTGGCGTACAGCTGGTTTGATATGGGGTTTGAGGTGGCCGAGATCGCCAAGGACATCGTCAAACGGCCCTTTATTCTGGTGGGCTTCACCGCAGTGGTACTGCTGACACCGCTGGCGTTGACTTCCTTCAACCGGGCGATCAAGGCCTTGGGGGGACGCCGCTGGCAGATGCTGCACCGGCTCGTGTATGCGGTTGCAGTGCTGGCCGTGGTGCACTTCTTCTGGATGCGGGCCGGCAAGAACGATTTTGCGGAGGTGGCCGTTTACGCCGTCATCCTGGGCAGCCTACTGGCCTGGCGGGTGGCGCAATCCATAAAGAAAAAAGGCCTTAAGCCCCCGTCAGTACTACGTAGTCAGCTATAAAATATATAGCTAATGCCAGTGGTGGCCAATGGCGCACTCGCCGCCGGTTTGGCGGGCTTTGGCGGTGGGGGCAAATACAGCGATCCCGTCTGGCCACAACCCGTCAGCGTTGACATACAGGCACCAAGGACAAGCGCACTGACTAGAATTTGCTTTGCGATCAACATGGTGAAAATTGTACGTAATGACTGATTCTGAATACATGGACCGCGCCGAAGCATTGCTCAAGGCGGTGGAAACGGGTTGTGATCGCATCAACGACGAAACCGATGCGGATCTGGACAACCAGCGGGTAGGCGGCATGGTAACCATTACCTTCGCCAACCGCAGCCAGATTGTCATCAACCAGCAAAAGCCCTTGCACGAAATCTGGATGGCCACCAAGGCCGGTGGCTTCCACTACCGTTGGCTGGATGGCGCCTGGCAAGACACCAAGGGGCAGGGCGAGTTCTTTGCGGCGCTCACCCAGCACGCAAGTGGTCAGGCTGGCCAAAGCTTGCGGTTTGCAGCCTGATCAATTGCGAAACAGATCCAGAATCCTGCTCTTTTCTTCTGCCGGTGGCAGTGGAACCGTCAAGGGTTCAGTTTTCTCATCCATGCCCACGCCTGAAACACCAGAACTTCTGGCGTATTCCTCGTAAAACCACTCATTGCCCACATGGATCACACCTTCTGGTGCAGTGGGCTCGCTGACCGGAACGCCCTTGAGTGCGGTTTCCATGAAAGAAATCCATACCGGCAAACTCAATCCCCCTCCCGTTTCCCGATCGCCCAGTTTTCTTGGGGTGTCGTAGCCGATCCAGGTGACTGCGGTGAGTGTGGGGTTGTAGCCTGCAAACCAGGCGTCCATGGAGTCATTGGTGGTGCCGGTCTTTCCATACACGTCGGGGCGCTTGAGCGTGGCTTGCGCGCGCGCAGCGGTGCCTGAGCGGGTGACTTCCTGCAGCAAGCTGGTCATCAGAAAAGCATTGCGGGCATCAATGACCCGCTCAGAATCCGCCAGGCTTGGCGGTTTGGACTCAACCAGGACTTTGCCGCGCTGCTCAGTTACTTTGGAGACCAGCCATGGGTTCACGCGGTAACCTCCATTGGCAAAAGTGGAGTAGCCGACCACCATTTGCATGGGCGTGACCGAGCCGGCGCCCAAGGCCATTGTCAAATAGGCGGGATGTTTCTCTGCATCGAAACCGAAACGTGTCACCCACTCTTGGGCGTACTGGGTACCGATGGAGCGCAGGATCTGGATGGAGATCATGTTTTTTGACTTGGCTAGGCCTCGGCGCAGGCTCATTGGTCCTTCAAATGTACCGTCGTAGTTCTTGGGCTCCCAGGGTTGGCCGCCGGTCACGCCGGCATCAAAAAACAAGGGCGCGTCATTAACAACGGTTGCGGGCGTAAAGCCCTTCTCTAGCGCGGCAGAGTAGATGAACGGCTTGAAGCTGGAGCCGGGTTGGCGCCAGGCTTGCGTCACGTGGTTGAACTTGTTTTTGCGGAAATCAAAACCGCCCACCAGGGCCTTGATCGAACCATCGCGTGGATCAAGGGCGACAAATGCGCCTTCTACTTCGGGAAGTTGCGTGATTTCCCAGGTGTCTTTGACGGTCTTGGCGACACGGATGACGGCGCCTCTGCGCAGTTTGATGTTCGGAGGCGCTTTTTCCGAGAGGCCGGACTGTGCGGGTTTGAGGCCGTCGCCCACTATTTCCACCAAAGCGCCACCCTGGCGCATGGCCTTTATTTTTTTGCTATCAGCCTCCAGTACAACAGCCGCCATGACATCGCCATTGTCCGGGTGGTCTTCCAGCACCTCGTCTATGGTCTCTTCCATTTCGGTTGGCTTGCTCGGCAAGACCACAAATTTTTCCGGTCCCCGGTAAATCTGCCGGCGCTCGAAGTCCATGATGCCGCGGCGCAGTGCTTTGTAAGCGGCATTCTGGTCGGCGGTGCGCACCGTGGTGCGTACATCCAGGCCCCGTGTGTAGGTTTCGTCGCCATACTGGTTGTACATGAGCTGACGCACCATCTCGGCGACATAGTCCGCATGGACATGGGTATTGCCGTTGCCGGACTTGATCTTCAACTCCTGCTCTTTGGCGGTCTCCGCTTCTTTGGCACTGATGAAACCGTTCTCCAGCATTCTGTCGATGATGTGGCGCTGCCGTATACGCGCCCGTTGCGGGTTGCTGATAGGGTTGTACGCGGAAGGTGCCTTGGGTAGGCCCGCCAGCATGGCGGCTTCTGCAACCGTGATCTCTTTCAGCGGTTTGCCGTAATAGGCTTCGGACGCCGCTGCAAAGCCATAGGCTCGGTTGCCTAGGAAGATCTGGTTCATGTAGATTTCCAGAATCTGGTCCTTGCTCAGCATGTGCTCCAGCTTGAAGGTCAGCAGAATCTCGTAAATCTTTCGGGTAAATGTCTTCTCAGAGGACAGGTAGACATTGCGCGCCACCTGCATGGTGATGGTCGATGCACCCTGACTCTTGGCCTTGCCAACGTTTGCCAGCCCGGCGCGTATGACACCCAGATAGTCCACACCACCGTGTTGGTAAAACCGGGCATCTTCAATGGCCAACACCGCATTGGTCATCACCTTGGGAATTTCAGCAATCGGCGTCAGGTTGCGCCGCTCTTCACCAAATTCCCCCATCAAATCTCCCTCTGCAGAATAAACACGCAATGGAAGCTTGGGGCGGTAATCGGACAGGTCGGTGATGTCCGGCAGATTGGGGAATGCCACGGCCAGCGCAATGGCAATCATCGCCAGCACAGAAAACGCGCCCGCAAGCATGACGCCCAGGGCCCACAACACCGAACGAACGAGCCAGTGCGTGGAGCCCTTTTGTTTATGTGGGGTCGATGGGTCTTTGTCAGATTGGCTGGAAGTGGAGGGCATAAGGGGCGGGTAGGGGTTGCCGTTGCATTATAAAAATCCGGTCCTGGACAGTCCGGCGTACGGGCCATACGCATTGTTGCCCGTTCCAGTCCTGGCTGGAAAATCTGCGGTCAGATTTTGGTAACGGGTAAAAACCGTCTGCTTTTGGCAACGCTTGAAACAGCTTAAAACAGAAAAAACCTTTGCGGGACAAGGTGCTTACTGATAGCATTGAAGTGATTTCTTAAGTCTGTCCGGTGCTTGACCGGTATGTTTCAGGGGACCGTTTTGATCTCATTGGGGTCGTTTTTCAGTCGCCAACCGGCTTCCATGTTCGGGTTGGATATCAGTTCCTCCAGTGTAAAGCTGGTGGAGTTGGGGCGTGACAAAGCCGGTAATCTGGTGTTGTTGTGTTGTGCCATCGAGCCGCTGGAGCGCGGATGGATCACGGACGGCAATATTGAAAAGTTCGAAGAAGTGGCCAATGCGCTGAAGCGGCTGGTCAAAAAGAGCGGTACCAAGACCAAGAATGTGGCGATGGCCTTGCCACCTTCTGCCGTCATCACGAAGAAGATCGTGTTGCCCGGCGGCATGTCCGACCAAGAATTAGAGCAGCAGGTTGAAAACGAAGCGAATCAATACATCCCCTTTCCCTTGGACGAGGTGAGTCTGGACTTTTGTGTCATTGGCCCCAGCGCTACCTCCGCAGGCGATGTCGAGGTGCTGATCGCAGCCTCCCGCAAGGAAAAAGTTCAGGACATCCAGGGCTTGGCAGAGGCTGCCGGGTTGACCCCCGTGGTTGTAGATGTCGAGTCTTATGCGTCTCGCCTCGCGGCAGGGCGTCTTATTGAAAATTTGCCCAACAAGGGCGCCGGTTTGATCGTCGCCCTGTTCGAAGTGGGCGCGCTGACCACCAGCATGCAAGTGCTGCGGGACGACGAGGTCTTGTACGACCGGGACCAGGCCTTTGGTGGTGCACAGCTCACGCAATTGATCGTGCGCCAATACGGCTTTTCCCAGGAAGAAGCCGAAAGCAAAAAGCGCAGTGGTGAGTTGCCAGAAGACTACGAGGCGGCTGTTCTGCGTCCATTTATCGAGACCATGGTCCAGGAATTGGGTCGCGCACTGCAGTTCTTCTTCACCAGTACACCGCACAACAAAGTGGACTACATCATGCTGGCGGGTGGGTCCGCAGCCTTGCCGGGACTGACCGCGGCAGTGACACAACACACGACATTCCCTTGCAGTCTGCTCAATCCTTTTGACGGGATGGAAGTAGGGGATGGTGTGCGCTTGAAGAAAATGACCCGTGAGGCGCCGTCGTATTTGACGTCGTGCGGTTTGGCTCTTCGGAGGTTTGCGCAGTGATACTGATTAACCTCTTGCCGCACCGCGAGGCGGCACGCAAACGGCGTAGTGATGTTTTTAATGCTTCGCTGGCGGCGTCTGCACTTTTTGGTGGTTTGATTGCGGGTGCGGTGTTTTTGTGGTACCAAGCAGCCATTTCTGCCCAGCAGGGTACCAATTTGACGCTGGAAACCGAGATCAAACGCTTGGAAGGTCAAATTAAGGATATCAGTGGACTAGAAGCTGAAATTGCCGCCTTGCGTGCGCGCCAACAGGCCGTTGAGGATCTGCAGTCGGATCGCAATTTGCCAGTGCATTTATTGACAGAAATGGTCAATCAATTGCCAGATGGTGTGTACATCTCCAAATTGGTGCAGGTCGACCAAGTTGTGACACTCAATGGCGTAGCGCAGTCCAATGAAAGGGTGGCGGAGTTGTTTCGCAATCTATCCTCCAACACGCCTTGGTTTACCAAGCCTGAATTGGTCGAGATCGTCACGGGAACTGTTGCGCTGGCGCCTAAAGACCAGCGTCGAGTGTCCAATTTTACGATCCGGGTTCGTTTGGTCCGGGCAAGTGATGCAGCAAAGGCAGCCAAGGCTGCTGCAGCCTCTGCTCCTTTTGCTGGTGCGTCCGGTCCAGTACAGGCTGCCTCAGCCACGGCAAAGAATTTGTAGGAATCTAAATGGCTACCAAAACATTAGGTTCAATTGATTTTGCGGAAATTCAGCGAACGCTGGCCGCTCAGTTTAGCGGGTTGGATCCCAAGGACCCTACTTCTTGGCCCTCAATACCACGCTACGCACTGTTTCTTGCGGTTGCAGTGTTAATTGTTGTTGCACTCTGGTTCGTCTGGTTGACGGGTGAAGATGACATCCTGAAGCAAGAAGAGGCCAAGGAGGTCAAACTTCGTGCGGATTACAAGGTAAAGCTTACCAAGGCCGTCAACCTGGAGGTGCTCAAGAAGCAGCGTGAGCAGGTTCTCCAGTATGTGACGCAGCTCGAAAAACAGTTGCCCAGTAAGGCGGAAATGGATGCTTTGCTCTCCGACATTAACCAAGCTGGTTTGGGGCGTAGTCTGCAGTTTGACATTTTTCGCCCGGGCCAGGTTGCGGTAAGGGACTATTACGCTGAACTTCCTATCTCGATCCGTGTTACTGGTAAATACCACGACATTGGTGCGTTTGCATCGGATATTGCAAATCTGTCCCGGATTGTCACGCTCAACAATCTGGCAATAGCGCCCAGAACAGATGGTGTGCTAGTTTTGGATTCCACTGCGAAGACCTTTCGCTATCTGGACAAGGACGAGGTTGCAGCGCAGAGCAAAGCTACCAAGGGGGCCAAGAAATGAAACGGTTGCCCTATTTTTTCATGGCTGTGTGTGTGTCGTCGGCGTTGATGAGTGGATGTGGCGCGTCAAAGGATGACGATATTCGACAGTGGATGGTTGATGAGAGAAATAAGACGCGCCCCAAAGTAGATCCTATTCCTGCGCCCAAGCAGTTCAAGCCAGAATCTTATACAAACGCAGCCACGACAGAGCCATTCAGTAAGGAAAAGTTGACGCAGGCGCTGAAACGGGACTCTGCGCAGGTCGTTGCCAACGGGGCGTTGGTAGCTCCGGAGTTGGCTCGCCGAAAGGAGCCGCTGGAGGCATTTCCCGTGGACTCAATGAGCCTGGTGGGGAGCATCGTAAAAGAAGGTCAACCGGTCGCGTTGGTCAAGGTCGATAACTTGTTGTACCAGGTCAAGCAGGGTAACTATTTGGGGCAGAACTTTGGCAAGGTCGTGAAAATCAATGAGACCGAGGTGACGCTGCGTGAAATCGTGCAGGATGCAGTGGGCGAGTGGATAGAACGCGTGGCGACATTGCAGTTGCAAGAGAGGTCTAAATGAAAAATCAAAATCAGCGATTGGGTTTGCACATGTTGCATAGGTTTGTATTTTTGGCCGCACTGGCATTGGGTGTTAACGCCCAAGCGCAGACCGTGATTGAGTCTGTGACAGCATCCGTTCAAGGCGGCACCGAGGTCGTTCGTATTGACCTAAGTAAAGCCCTAGCAGCAGTGCCGACCGGGTTTTCCATACAGTCTCCTGCGCGAATTGCCCTGGATTTTCCAGGTGTTACAAGCGCAGTAGGGCGCTCCAATATTGACATTAATCAGGGCAATTTGAAGTCCGCTAGTGTGGTGCAGGCTGGCGAGCGCACGCGTGTTGTCCTGAATTTGAAGTACCCCACGGCCTACACGGCTGAGATTCAAGGCAAGTCTCTCTTAGTGGTGCTGGAGACTGTCTCTCCAAGCACGCCTGCTGCGACAGTTGCGTCAACCTTTGCAGAAAGCAGAAGTCGAGATTCGGCGCCATTGAAAGATCTGGACTTCCGTCGTACAACCGATGGGGCAGGGCGTGTCGTCGTTACGCTGCCAAATAATCAAGTAGGTGTTGATATCCGTCAACAAGGTCAAACTCTTGTGGTGGACTTTATGAAGTCGACGTTGCCCGAGGGAATGCGTAGACGGTTAGACGTTACTGACTTTGGTACGCCTATCAAGTCCGTAACAACAACACAGACTGGCGATAGGGTGCGCATGGTCATTGAACCGGCGGGTCAATGGGAGCACAGTGCCTACCAGAGTGATGAGCAGTTCGTTATTGAGGTCAAAGAAATCAAAATCGACCCCAAGAAGTTGACGCAGGGCGTAGGCTACACCGGACAAAAGCTGTCTTTGAATTTTCAGAACATTGAAGTACGCTCACTGTTGCAGGTTATTGCAGATTTCACGAATTTCAATATTGTCACATCAGACTCTGTTTCGGGATCGGTCACGCTGCGTTTGCAGGATGTTCCCTGGGATCAAGCGCTTGACATCATATTGCAGGCCAAGGGATTAGGATTGCGCAAGAGCGGGAATGTACTGTGGGTAGCACCAAAGGACGAAATTGCGGCTAAAGAAAAACTGGATTTGGAGTCAGTTGTTGCTGTTCAAGGTTTAGAACCATTGCGGACACAGTCTTTCCAGATTAACTATGCAAAGGCTGAAGAAATCGCAGCCTACTTCCGTGCAGATGGTGGCGGTGAGAAGGGCGCTGCGCGCATCTTGAGTACCCGCGGTAGTGTGATTGCAGAGAAGCGTACCAATCAGCTGTTTGTGACCGACATTCCCAGCAAGCTGGAACAGATTCAGGTGCTGATTGCCAAACTGGATATTGCTGTCCGTCAAGTATTGATTGAGGCTCGTATCGTGGAAGCGACCGATACATTTGGTAAGTCATTAGGCGTCAAGCTTGGCGGGTATGACGCACGGGCAAAGTCAGGAGGCGATGGTGGATATCAGATCAACGGGGACAACCGAGTGGCGTTTGGCGCTAGCTATGCTAACGTCACCAAAACTTCTGATGGCTTAGTGGAGGGAAGAATTGTGTCATCGGGGCCGGGTGGTGAGTTCCTGACAATGCCCGCGGTGGTTAATTACCCAGCGCTGTCCAGTCCTGCTCAGTTTGCGGTGTCTATTTTTAACGCGAGTGCAAATCGCTTTTTGAATCTTGAGATTTCAGCGCTCGAGGCTGACGGCAAAGGCAAGGTTGTGTCCAGCCCGCGGGTGGTGACAGCGGACCAAGTCCAGGCCATCATTGAGCAAGGTGAGGAACTACCCTACCAGGTAGCCTCAGCCAGTGGCGCAACATCCATCGCGTTTCGAAAAGCCAACTTAAAGCTGGAAGTAACGCCGCAAATCACGCCCGAAGGCAGCATCATTCTCAAGCTGGATGTCACCAAAGACACGGTTGGCCGTTTGACCACTGCTGGATTCGCCATCGACACCAAGCACATTAAAACGGAAGTGTTAGTGGAAAATGGTGGCACTGTTGTGATTGGTGGAATCTATGCTGAAACCACCAAAGAAGACGAGACTCGGGTTCCACTTCTGGGTGAATTGCCCGTGGTTGGTAATCTGTTCAAGACAAAGGCGCGGTCTACAAGCAAGACTGAACTGTTGGTGTTTATTACGCCTAAACTGATTTCTGATCGCGGCGCAACGCGATAATCTATACAACCCGACAACATACGAGTTCATCATGCGCCTTTTATCCTATTTGACGACGTTCTTACTTGCCTTTTTGCTAGCTTCCTGCGGCGGTGGCGGTGGCTCTCCTGGCGTGGGCTCGGGGTCAGTACAGTCTTTTATGGTTGCTGCTCCTTCGGCTCTAACTTTGCAAGTCGGTTTGACTCAGCAGTACACGGTTCAAGGGGGCGTCAAACCGTATACAGTGTTTAGCTCTGACCCTGCCGTTGCAGTGGGTTGGTTGGTAGGGGAAAACGTCTTGGCAGTAGGCACAACGTCGGCAGGGTTGGCTACAGTAACGGTACAAGACTCG from Rhodoferax sp. AJA081-3 includes these protein-coding regions:
- a CDS encoding sulfite oxidase heme-binding subunit YedZ — protein: MRARINHYLSSRFAKPLAFVLGLLPLVWLVIAAVFDWLGANPAEALERSTGDWTLRMLCVVLAITPLRTVAGLPPLAKFRRMAGLFVYFYAVLHLLAYSWFDMGFEVAEIAKDIVKRPFILVGFTAVVLLTPLALTSFNRAIKALGGRRWQMLHRLVYAVAVLAVVHFFWMRAGKNDFAEVAVYAVILGSLLAWRVAQSIKKKGLKPPSVLRSQL
- a CDS encoding lipoprotein — encoded protein: MLRRGPCIQNQSLRTIFTMLIAKQILVSALVLGACMSTLTGCGQTGSLYLPPPPKPAKPAASAPLATTGISYIFYS
- the cyaY gene encoding iron donor protein CyaY, encoding MTDSEYMDRAEALLKAVETGCDRINDETDADLDNQRVGGMVTITFANRSQIVINQQKPLHEIWMATKAGGFHYRWLDGAWQDTKGQGEFFAALTQHASGQAGQSLRFAA
- a CDS encoding penicillin-binding protein 1A; translation: MPSTSSQSDKDPSTPHKQKGSTHWLVRSVLWALGVMLAGAFSVLAMIAIALAVAFPNLPDITDLSDYRPKLPLRVYSAEGDLMGEFGEERRNLTPIAEIPKVMTNAVLAIEDARFYQHGGVDYLGVIRAGLANVGKAKSQGASTITMQVARNVYLSSEKTFTRKIYEILLTFKLEHMLSKDQILEIYMNQIFLGNRAYGFAAASEAYYGKPLKEITVAEAAMLAGLPKAPSAYNPISNPQRARIRQRHIIDRMLENGFISAKEAETAKEQELKIKSGNGNTHVHADYVAEMVRQLMYNQYGDETYTRGLDVRTTVRTADQNAAYKALRRGIMDFERRQIYRGPEKFVVLPSKPTEMEETIDEVLEDHPDNGDVMAAVVLEADSKKIKAMRQGGALVEIVGDGLKPAQSGLSEKAPPNIKLRRGAVIRVAKTVKDTWEITQLPEVEGAFVALDPRDGSIKALVGGFDFRKNKFNHVTQAWRQPGSSFKPFIYSAALEKGFTPATVVNDAPLFFDAGVTGGQPWEPKNYDGTFEGPMSLRRGLAKSKNMISIQILRSIGTQYAQEWVTRFGFDAEKHPAYLTMALGAGSVTPMQMVVGYSTFANGGYRVNPWLVSKVTEQRGKVLVESKPPSLADSERVIDARNAFLMTSLLQEVTRSGTAARAQATLKRPDVYGKTGTTNDSMDAWFAGYNPTLTAVTWIGYDTPRKLGDRETGGGLSLPVWISFMETALKGVPVSEPTAPEGVIHVGNEWFYEEYARSSGVSGVGMDEKTEPLTVPLPPAEEKSRILDLFRN
- a CDS encoding pilus assembly protein PilM; the encoded protein is MISLGSFFSRQPASMFGLDISSSSVKLVELGRDKAGNLVLLCCAIEPLERGWITDGNIEKFEEVANALKRLVKKSGTKTKNVAMALPPSAVITKKIVLPGGMSDQELEQQVENEANQYIPFPLDEVSLDFCVIGPSATSAGDVEVLIAASRKEKVQDIQGLAEAAGLTPVVVDVESYASRLAAGRLIENLPNKGAGLIVALFEVGALTTSMQVLRDDEVLYDRDQAFGGAQLTQLIVRQYGFSQEEAESKKRSGELPEDYEAAVLRPFIETMVQELGRALQFFFTSTPHNKVDYIMLAGGSAALPGLTAAVTQHTTFPCSLLNPFDGMEVGDGVRLKKMTREAPSYLTSCGLALRRFAQ
- a CDS encoding PilN domain-containing protein: MILINLLPHREAARKRRSDVFNASLAASALFGGLIAGAVFLWYQAAISAQQGTNLTLETEIKRLEGQIKDISGLEAEIAALRARQQAVEDLQSDRNLPVHLLTEMVNQLPDGVYISKLVQVDQVVTLNGVAQSNERVAELFRNLSSNTPWFTKPELVEIVTGTVALAPKDQRRVSNFTIRVRLVRASDAAKAAKAAAASAPFAGASGPVQAASATAKNL
- a CDS encoding type 4a pilus biogenesis protein PilO, coding for MATKTLGSIDFAEIQRTLAAQFSGLDPKDPTSWPSIPRYALFLAVAVLIVVALWFVWLTGEDDILKQEEAKEVKLRADYKVKLTKAVNLEVLKKQREQVLQYVTQLEKQLPSKAEMDALLSDINQAGLGRSLQFDIFRPGQVAVRDYYAELPISIRVTGKYHDIGAFASDIANLSRIVTLNNLAIAPRTDGVLVLDSTAKTFRYLDKDEVAAQSKATKGAKK
- a CDS encoding pilus assembly protein PilP — translated: MKRLPYFFMAVCVSSALMSGCGASKDDDIRQWMVDERNKTRPKVDPIPAPKQFKPESYTNAATTEPFSKEKLTQALKRDSAQVVANGALVAPELARRKEPLEAFPVDSMSLVGSIVKEGQPVALVKVDNLLYQVKQGNYLGQNFGKVVKINETEVTLREIVQDAVGEWIERVATLQLQERSK
- the pilQ gene encoding type IV pilus secretin PilQ; the encoded protein is MKNQNQRLGLHMLHRFVFLAALALGVNAQAQTVIESVTASVQGGTEVVRIDLSKALAAVPTGFSIQSPARIALDFPGVTSAVGRSNIDINQGNLKSASVVQAGERTRVVLNLKYPTAYTAEIQGKSLLVVLETVSPSTPAATVASTFAESRSRDSAPLKDLDFRRTTDGAGRVVVTLPNNQVGVDIRQQGQTLVVDFMKSTLPEGMRRRLDVTDFGTPIKSVTTTQTGDRVRMVIEPAGQWEHSAYQSDEQFVIEVKEIKIDPKKLTQGVGYTGQKLSLNFQNIEVRSLLQVIADFTNFNIVTSDSVSGSVTLRLQDVPWDQALDIILQAKGLGLRKSGNVLWVAPKDEIAAKEKLDLESVVAVQGLEPLRTQSFQINYAKAEEIAAYFRADGGGEKGAARILSTRGSVIAEKRTNQLFVTDIPSKLEQIQVLIAKLDIAVRQVLIEARIVEATDTFGKSLGVKLGGYDARAKSGGDGGYQINGDNRVAFGASYANVTKTSDGLVEGRIVSSGPGGEFLTMPAVVNYPALSSPAQFAVSIFNASANRFLNLEISALEADGKGKVVSSPRVVTADQVQAIIEQGEELPYQVASASGATSIAFRKANLKLEVTPQITPEGSIILKLDVTKDTVGRLTTAGFAIDTKHIKTEVLVENGGTVVIGGIYAETTKEDETRVPLLGELPVVGNLFKTKARSTSKTELLVFITPKLISDRGATR